From the Calliopsis andreniformis isolate RMS-2024a chromosome 4, iyCalAndr_principal, whole genome shotgun sequence genome, one window contains:
- the Nup54 gene encoding nuclear pore complex protein Nup54 isoform X1, whose translation MSFGTGFGVTTSTPAPAFSFGATASTAATPVKPTGFGTPSFGFSTPATSAPSLFGSSSTPATGGFGTGTGFGTPAATGFGNTSTTGFGGTPAFGATPTSGFGATSAFGTAPASTGTGFGTTSTFGSAPAASTTGFGPSTTSSLGFGSFSGFGTATTTSAPSFFGGFGTSTTPSAGFGTNTTPSAGFGTSTTPSAGFGTSISFGGFGAKPATTTTTSGFGGFGTGTGFTGFGTGLTQPQQQQQQLFQQQQQQQLQQQATNTISEALYNAVFNCQLYNDERDNIIARWNLIQALWGTGKAYYSMNAPPIELNQENPLCRFKAIGYSRMPEADNNDGLVVLCFNKKKKDIKEGETQLIAFMNNILGNKPNLAMTIDNIKAIGEDKSQVTIFVTEKGITGAPRKIPANELVAYLSQPMQKQQLMQSAVEDILPLVKLDPAQLKEYLDNPPCSIDPRLWKQAQLDNPNPELYIPVPMIGFQQVKHRLKCQEEETTRHRNFLDMAAEEIQKLQRQHTAIQARLKEHRRTLLELQHRVLQVLVRQEISRKVGLSLQPEEEVLTRRFEAMHSQISAPTQFKGRISEMLSQLRMRSHIDTQNQERYAMDPIAQDDIKAYLTMEQQGMAQLIATINADLESLKIIKDGMSDLLMSHNIS comes from the exons CAGGCTTTGGAACACCATCCTTTGGGTTCAGTACGCCTGCCACATCAGCACCAAGTCTGTTTGGTTCTTCTTCAACCCCAGCAACTGGGGGATTTGGTACTGGTACTGGGTTTGGGACACCAGCTGCCACTGGCTTTGGTAATACATCCACAACTGGTTTTGGCGGTACACCTGCATTTGGTGCTACACCGACCAGTGGATTTGGAGCCACTTCAGCTTTTGGTACTGCGCCTGCTTCGACTGGCACTGGGTTTGGGACAACTTCAACCTTTGGCAGCGCACCTGCTGCTTCTACCACAGGGTTTGGGCCTTCTACCACTTCCTCGTTAGGTTTTGGTAGTTTCAGTGGGTTTGGAACTGCAACAACTACGTCTGCACCCTCCTTTTTCGGAGGATTTGGTACAAGTACCACACCTTCCGCTGGTTTTGGTACCAATACCACACCTTCTGCCGGTTTTGGTACCAGTACCACACCTTCTGCTGGTTTTGGTACATCCATCAGTTTTGGTGGATTTGGAGCAAAACCTGCCACCACAACTACAACCAGTGGTTTTGGTGGTTTTGGTACAG GGACAGGGTTCACAGGCTTTGGAACTGGCTTAACACAACcacagcaacaacagcaacaactgtttcagcaacaacagcagcaacagctgCAACAACAAGCTACTAATACTATATCAGAAGCATTGTATAATGCCGTTTTTAATTGTCAGTTATACAATGATGAACGCGATAATATTATCGCCAGATGGAACCTTATACAAGCTCTATGGGGCACAGGGAAAGCATATTACTCGATGAATGCACCGCCCATAGAGCTTAATCAAGAGAATCCACTATGTAGATTTAAAGCCATCGGGTATAGTCGTATGCCTGAAGCTGATAATAACGACGGACTAGTCGTACTTTGtttcaataaaaaaaagaaagacatTAAAGAAGGCGAGACACAGTTGATTGCATTTATGAATAATATCTTAGGGAATAAACCCAACTTAGCAATGACAATCGATAATATTAAAGCAATTGGGGAGGATAAAAGTCAAGTGACAATTTTCGTCACCGAGAAAGGAATAACGGGAGCTCCGAGAAAAATCCCTGCTAATGAATTAGTTGCATATTTGTCACAACCAATGCAAAAGCAACAGCTGATGCAAAGTGCTGTCGAGGATATTTTGCCTTTAGTCAAATTAGATCCTGCTCAATTGAAAGAATATTTGGACAATCCCCCTTGTTCCATTGATCCTAGATTGTGGAAACAGGCACAGTTAGATAATCCTAATCCAGAGCTTTACATACCGGTTCCAATGATCGGTTTTCAGCAAGTTAAGCATAGATTAAAGTGCCAAGAAGAAGAAACAACTAGGCATAGAAATTTTCTAGATATGGCAGCGGAAGAAATACAGAAGTTGCAGAGACAACACACAGCAATACAAGCTAGGCTTAAAGAACACAGAAGAACTTTGTTAGAGTTACAGCATAGAGTATTACAA gTATTAGTGCGTCAAGAAATTTCTCGCAAAGTTGGATTGTCTTTGCAACCAGAGGAAGAAGTCTTAACGCGCAGGTTCGAAGCTATGCACTCACAAATCAGCGCCCCGACTCAGTTCAAAGGTAGAATTAGTGAGATGCTGTCTCAGTTGAGAATGAGAAGCCACATAGACACTCAGAATCAAGAAAGATACGCGATGGATCCCATAGCACAAGACGATATAAAAGCG tATCTAACAATGGAACAACAGGGCATGGCGCAACTTATAGCAACGATAAACGCCGATCTAGAAAGTTTGAAGATCATCAAAGATGGCATGTCTGATCTCTTGATGAGTCATAATATATCGTGA
- the Nup54 gene encoding nuclear pore complex protein Nup54 isoform X2, with amino-acid sequence MSFGTGFGVTTSTPAPAFSFGATASTAATPVKPSFGTPSFGFSTPATSAPSLFGSSSTPATGGFGTGTGFGTPAATGFGNTSTTGFGGTPAFGATPTSGFGATSAFGTAPASTGTGFGTTSTFGSAPAASTTGFGPSTTSSLGFGSFSGFGTATTTSAPSFFGGFGTSTTPSAGFGTNTTPSAGFGTSTTPSAGFGTSISFGGFGAKPATTTTTSGFGGFGTGTGFTGFGTGLTQPQQQQQQLFQQQQQQQLQQQATNTISEALYNAVFNCQLYNDERDNIIARWNLIQALWGTGKAYYSMNAPPIELNQENPLCRFKAIGYSRMPEADNNDGLVVLCFNKKKKDIKEGETQLIAFMNNILGNKPNLAMTIDNIKAIGEDKSQVTIFVTEKGITGAPRKIPANELVAYLSQPMQKQQLMQSAVEDILPLVKLDPAQLKEYLDNPPCSIDPRLWKQAQLDNPNPELYIPVPMIGFQQVKHRLKCQEEETTRHRNFLDMAAEEIQKLQRQHTAIQARLKEHRRTLLELQHRVLQVLVRQEISRKVGLSLQPEEEVLTRRFEAMHSQISAPTQFKGRISEMLSQLRMRSHIDTQNQERYAMDPIAQDDIKAYLTMEQQGMAQLIATINADLESLKIIKDGMSDLLMSHNIS; translated from the exons GCTTTGGAACACCATCCTTTGGGTTCAGTACGCCTGCCACATCAGCACCAAGTCTGTTTGGTTCTTCTTCAACCCCAGCAACTGGGGGATTTGGTACTGGTACTGGGTTTGGGACACCAGCTGCCACTGGCTTTGGTAATACATCCACAACTGGTTTTGGCGGTACACCTGCATTTGGTGCTACACCGACCAGTGGATTTGGAGCCACTTCAGCTTTTGGTACTGCGCCTGCTTCGACTGGCACTGGGTTTGGGACAACTTCAACCTTTGGCAGCGCACCTGCTGCTTCTACCACAGGGTTTGGGCCTTCTACCACTTCCTCGTTAGGTTTTGGTAGTTTCAGTGGGTTTGGAACTGCAACAACTACGTCTGCACCCTCCTTTTTCGGAGGATTTGGTACAAGTACCACACCTTCCGCTGGTTTTGGTACCAATACCACACCTTCTGCCGGTTTTGGTACCAGTACCACACCTTCTGCTGGTTTTGGTACATCCATCAGTTTTGGTGGATTTGGAGCAAAACCTGCCACCACAACTACAACCAGTGGTTTTGGTGGTTTTGGTACAG GGACAGGGTTCACAGGCTTTGGAACTGGCTTAACACAACcacagcaacaacagcaacaactgtttcagcaacaacagcagcaacagctgCAACAACAAGCTACTAATACTATATCAGAAGCATTGTATAATGCCGTTTTTAATTGTCAGTTATACAATGATGAACGCGATAATATTATCGCCAGATGGAACCTTATACAAGCTCTATGGGGCACAGGGAAAGCATATTACTCGATGAATGCACCGCCCATAGAGCTTAATCAAGAGAATCCACTATGTAGATTTAAAGCCATCGGGTATAGTCGTATGCCTGAAGCTGATAATAACGACGGACTAGTCGTACTTTGtttcaataaaaaaaagaaagacatTAAAGAAGGCGAGACACAGTTGATTGCATTTATGAATAATATCTTAGGGAATAAACCCAACTTAGCAATGACAATCGATAATATTAAAGCAATTGGGGAGGATAAAAGTCAAGTGACAATTTTCGTCACCGAGAAAGGAATAACGGGAGCTCCGAGAAAAATCCCTGCTAATGAATTAGTTGCATATTTGTCACAACCAATGCAAAAGCAACAGCTGATGCAAAGTGCTGTCGAGGATATTTTGCCTTTAGTCAAATTAGATCCTGCTCAATTGAAAGAATATTTGGACAATCCCCCTTGTTCCATTGATCCTAGATTGTGGAAACAGGCACAGTTAGATAATCCTAATCCAGAGCTTTACATACCGGTTCCAATGATCGGTTTTCAGCAAGTTAAGCATAGATTAAAGTGCCAAGAAGAAGAAACAACTAGGCATAGAAATTTTCTAGATATGGCAGCGGAAGAAATACAGAAGTTGCAGAGACAACACACAGCAATACAAGCTAGGCTTAAAGAACACAGAAGAACTTTGTTAGAGTTACAGCATAGAGTATTACAA gTATTAGTGCGTCAAGAAATTTCTCGCAAAGTTGGATTGTCTTTGCAACCAGAGGAAGAAGTCTTAACGCGCAGGTTCGAAGCTATGCACTCACAAATCAGCGCCCCGACTCAGTTCAAAGGTAGAATTAGTGAGATGCTGTCTCAGTTGAGAATGAGAAGCCACATAGACACTCAGAATCAAGAAAGATACGCGATGGATCCCATAGCACAAGACGATATAAAAGCG tATCTAACAATGGAACAACAGGGCATGGCGCAACTTATAGCAACGATAAACGCCGATCTAGAAAGTTTGAAGATCATCAAAGATGGCATGTCTGATCTCTTGATGAGTCATAATATATCGTGA